From Sediminibacterium sp. TEGAF015, a single genomic window includes:
- a CDS encoding PIN domain-containing protein yields the protein MKLKTAVTDANIFIDLYDLGLINIFFNLDLEIHTTTSVLNELYHEQQQILEAYQSVSKLYVHNLQEKDFVEIYSDKYPKSLSEADKSVLHIANKINACVLSSDKTIRNYAKNKEIECHGVIWILDKLVETNNLKPKEANLKLKLLTEVNFLFKSNQKLAEEIEKRLKIWK from the coding sequence ATGAAATTAAAAACTGCCGTTACAGATGCCAATATTTTTATTGACTTGTATGACTTGGGGCTAATAAACATATTTTTCAATCTTGATTTGGAAATACACACTACAACATCAGTTCTCAACGAATTGTATCATGAGCAGCAACAAATTCTAGAGGCATATCAATCTGTCAGTAAACTTTATGTTCATAATTTACAAGAAAAAGATTTCGTAGAAATTTACTCGGATAAATATCCAAAATCCTTATCAGAGGCTGACAAAAGTGTTTTACACATTGCCAATAAAATAAATGCATGTGTATTGAGTAGTGATAAAACAATTAGAAATTATGCAAAGAATAAAGAAATTGAGTGCCACGGTGTGATTTGGATATTAGATAAGCTTGTTGAAACCAATAATTTGAAACCAAAAGAAGCTAATTTGAAATTAAAACTTCTTACAGAAGTAAATTTCCTATTTAAGAGCAATCAAAAATTAGCTGAAGAAATTGAAAAACGATTAAAGATTTGGAAATAG
- a CDS encoding helix-turn-helix transcriptional regulator, with translation MKLSEFVKSRRAAVKLTQPELAEKAGVGLRFVRELEQGKETLRLDKVNQVLKLFGHQVGPITLAQNEK, from the coding sequence ATGAAGCTGAGTGAATTTGTAAAATCTAGAAGAGCTGCAGTTAAGCTAACTCAACCAGAACTGGCTGAAAAAGCGGGAGTGGGTTTGCGTTTTGTTCGTGAACTGGAACAAGGTAAAGAAACTTTGCGCTTAGATAAAGTAAACCAGGTGTTAAAGTTATTTGGCCACCAAGTGGGACCTATTACTTTAGCTCAAAATGAAAAATGA
- a CDS encoding DnaB helicase C-terminal domain-containing protein, which produces MQTLKSILDAELDRLISIQQFQEPAVGVSSGFKYLDRAINGFRPQHLYLLSAAPESGKTTFLLNLLLNITVKKKNPAKALFYSLDISAAEVGQRLLSCNSGVSMDHIFYGSTKPAVLEKLYIDVDQIKDLSTNLLIEDYPSCSIESIRAQLTQLKSQNQLPAIVVIDNINRIAVEEDAAPEPDDYGAIPFSLMEQLKNIAVDFNIPLLVSPETSPLDPDIETDRMPRLSVLRQKNFNLHLIDVVMFLLSPQYYHLPGEEEHQHHLSKLGNPMLPGFSEMHLRIPLNRCGPITTVYFTADMESQTIIEDVG; this is translated from the coding sequence ATGCAAACACTCAAGTCTATTCTTGACGCCGAATTAGATCGTTTAATCAGTATCCAACAATTTCAAGAACCTGCGGTGGGCGTGTCTTCTGGTTTTAAATATTTGGACAGGGCCATCAATGGATTTAGGCCGCAACACTTGTACCTCTTGAGCGCTGCACCCGAGTCGGGTAAAACGACGTTTTTGCTCAACCTATTATTAAATATTACCGTTAAAAAGAAAAATCCTGCTAAAGCCCTGTTCTATAGTTTAGACATTAGTGCGGCAGAAGTAGGGCAGCGTTTATTGAGTTGTAATTCTGGGGTTTCCATGGATCATATTTTTTATGGGTCCACTAAGCCTGCTGTTTTAGAAAAACTCTACATTGATGTGGATCAAATTAAGGATCTATCAACTAATTTATTAATTGAGGATTATCCTTCCTGCTCTATAGAAAGCATTCGTGCGCAATTAACCCAATTGAAATCGCAGAATCAATTGCCTGCCATTGTGGTGATAGATAATATCAATCGCATTGCTGTGGAGGAAGATGCTGCCCCTGAACCCGATGACTATGGGGCTATTCCATTTTCTTTAATGGAACAGTTAAAAAATATTGCGGTCGATTTTAATATTCCGCTATTGGTATCTCCTGAAACCAGTCCGCTAGATCCCGATATTGAAACCGATCGGATGCCTCGCCTTAGCGTTTTGCGTCAAAAGAATTTCAACTTACACTTGATTGATGTGGTGATGTTTCTGCTGTCTCCTCAATATTATCATCTTCCTGGTGAGGAAGAACACCAACACCATCTTTCAAAATTAGGAAACCCCATGCTCCCCGGCTTTTCTGAAATGCATCTCCGCATTCCCCTAAATCGTTGTGGTCCTATTACTACCGTTTACTTTACTGCTGATATGGAATCACAAACGATTATTGAGGATGTGGGGTAG
- a CDS encoding DUF2188 domain-containing protein: MRKNQHVVPHGNNWAVKGAGNEKNTKIMPTQKQAIEKARAIARNQQSELVIHNRDGKIRDKDSFGNDPRKSKG; this comes from the coding sequence ATGAGAAAAAATCAACACGTCGTTCCGCATGGCAATAATTGGGCTGTAAAAGGAGCTGGTAATGAAAAAAATACAAAAATTATGCCTACTCAAAAACAAGCTATTGAAAAAGCTCGTGCGATTGCTAGAAATCAGCAATCAGAATTAGTAATTCATAATAGAGATGGAAAAATCAGGGACAAAGACAGTTTTGGAAATGATCCAAGAAAAAGTAAAGGATAG
- a CDS encoding adenylate/guanylate cyclase domain-containing protein, translating into MNNKLYKNYVDDIAYYLKQEKRPKLAQAIGIYRMNEGVSNTPTMQWHDKIKNEANFRSLSALNTIAGNNVKYEEKLGAHPSFLHLKHGDKSEYHYIVSMFIDIKNSTGLFKKYDPIVVANICRTIQLAAIHTCWYFDAYIHRLQGDGLMVYFGGKQTDKKKAVENALMAGSFISYFVKNDLKDLFEEKGVNRIYTRIGIDFGDADTTLWHNAGVGECSEITTTSLHTSLASKMQSQAESNGIVVGDNIIAFKSSSENLFSHKTYSENGIEKNFIYEIPEEKFRYKQHDFHWEKYLKNHPLIGEDNDGSLTFKGVPVVSSSHIHNNIQHLQKNVSDYKPYFK; encoded by the coding sequence ATGAATAATAAACTTTACAAAAATTATGTAGATGACATTGCTTACTATTTGAAGCAAGAAAAGAGACCTAAGCTTGCTCAAGCTATCGGAATCTATAGAATGAATGAAGGAGTCTCAAATACTCCTACAATGCAGTGGCATGATAAAATTAAAAATGAAGCTAATTTCAGAAGCCTAAGTGCTTTAAATACAATTGCGGGAAATAATGTAAAATATGAAGAGAAATTGGGTGCTCATCCGAGTTTCTTACATCTGAAGCACGGGGATAAAAGTGAGTACCATTATATTGTATCAATGTTTATTGATATAAAAAATTCGACAGGACTGTTTAAAAAGTATGATCCAATCGTAGTTGCGAATATTTGCAGAACTATTCAGCTTGCTGCAATTCATACTTGTTGGTATTTTGATGCGTACATTCATCGTTTACAAGGAGATGGTTTAATGGTTTATTTTGGTGGCAAACAGACTGACAAGAAAAAAGCAGTAGAAAATGCATTAATGGCGGGCTCTTTCATCAGCTATTTTGTTAAAAATGACCTTAAAGATTTATTTGAAGAAAAAGGTGTAAACAGGATTTATACAAGGATAGGAATAGATTTTGGAGATGCTGATACTACTCTTTGGCACAATGCGGGTGTTGGTGAATGCAGTGAAATTACAACTACAAGTTTACATACAAGTTTAGCAAGCAAAATGCAATCTCAAGCTGAAAGTAATGGAATAGTAGTGGGCGATAATATTATTGCATTCAAATCATCTAGTGAAAATTTGTTTTCTCATAAAACCTATAGTGAGAACGGAATTGAAAAGAATTTTATTTACGAAATTCCAGAAGAAAAGTTTAGATATAAGCAACATGATTTTCACTGGGAAAAATACTTGAAAAATCATCCATTGATTGGAGAAGATAATGACGGTAGTTTAACTTTTAAAGGAGTCCCTGTAGTATCAAGTTCTCATATACATAATAACATCCAACATTTACAAAAAAATGTTTCCGATTATAAACCATATTTCAAATAG
- a CDS encoding Pycsar system effector family protein, with protein sequence MINITTAEKINTLKHTMDRYDHYYDSVNNKANVFLTLNTFLVGGIITGYYSIKDQLECGFDLYFFVLTGLILSLLSIGFSLWATMPYLSKQADSLNGSLIFFGNVANISFQSFKKIYDDMTNENQFEDYLQQVHLLALGLQNKFYRLKVATYLLGGCFVCIIIIGFKLLNIIK encoded by the coding sequence ATGATAAATATTACTACAGCTGAAAAAATAAATACACTTAAACATACTATGGATAGATATGACCATTACTATGATAGTGTTAATAATAAAGCTAATGTGTTTCTTACTCTAAATACATTTTTAGTGGGAGGAATTATTACAGGTTATTATAGTATTAAAGACCAGTTAGAATGTGGTTTTGATTTATACTTTTTTGTATTGACCGGATTGATACTTTCTTTACTTAGTATAGGTTTTTCTTTGTGGGCAACTATGCCATATTTAAGCAAGCAGGCTGATAGTCTAAATGGATCACTAATATTTTTTGGAAATGTTGCAAATATATCTTTTCAAAGTTTTAAAAAAATTTATGATGACATGACCAATGAAAATCAGTTTGAGGATTATTTACAGCAAGTTCATTTATTGGCTCTTGGTCTTCAAAATAAATTCTATAGGTTGAAAGTTGCGACTTATTTACTAGGTGGGTGCTTTGTGTGTATCATAATAATTGGATTTAAACTTTTAAATATTATAAAATGA
- a CDS encoding HipA N-terminal domain-containing protein: MRKAEVRMHNITAGWISKDEDGYHFVYDINYLQSTSPEAISLTLPLQKESFNSKILFPFFDGLIPEGWLLDIVEKNWKINSRDRMELLLTCCQDCIGAVSVHPLNEKDNDE; encoded by the coding sequence ATGAGAAAAGCAGAAGTAAGAATGCACAATATTACAGCAGGTTGGATTTCAAAAGATGAGGACGGGTATCATTTTGTCTATGATATCAACTACTTACAATCTACCTCTCCAGAAGCAATTAGTCTTACCCTTCCCTTACAAAAAGAATCATTTAATAGCAAAATACTTTTTCCTTTTTTTGATGGTTTAATACCAGAAGGTTGGCTTCTAGATATTGTTGAAAAAAATTGGAAAATTAATTCAAGAGACCGAATGGAATTATTATTGACTTGTTGTCAAGATTGCATAGGTGCTGTTAGTGTTCATCCACTTAACGAAAAGGACAATGATGAATAG
- a CDS encoding helix-turn-helix domain-containing protein: MEMKEIFSERFKSARLMKGFSLQDLADALDNQLSRQALHRYEKGEVIPDNDKINQLSRVLGVSPDFFFRRTKVELSEIEFRKLSKMPQKEAILIKEKTKEKLSRYLELEEILGLPNEFENHLKDFDIITNYNQINEAAILLRKKWNLGNGAIFNVVEILEDKNIKVIKLDVDEDFDGLQTFVNKTIPVVAYNLKKANKPDRIRFTLLHELAHLLLKFGNVTERQKEILCHQFAGAMLLPEDTIKSELGEHRNKLSTLELANIKKQYGISMQAIIMRAKDCGIINENYTKQLFFFFKQMNWKIDEPYDYEGVEQSNRFEQLLFRALIEEQISMSKAAALNNQSLADFRKEHQMAF; encoded by the coding sequence ATGGAAATGAAAGAAATCTTTTCTGAACGTTTTAAGTCTGCCCGTTTAATGAAAGGTTTTTCGTTACAGGATTTGGCAGATGCTTTGGATAACCAATTATCACGTCAGGCTCTACATCGTTACGAAAAAGGCGAGGTTATTCCTGACAATGATAAAATTAATCAACTAAGTAGGGTATTAGGTGTAAGTCCTGATTTCTTTTTCAGAAGGACCAAAGTAGAACTAAGCGAAATAGAATTTCGGAAACTTAGCAAAATGCCTCAAAAGGAAGCTATTTTAATTAAAGAAAAAACTAAAGAAAAACTTTCTCGTTACTTAGAATTAGAAGAAATCCTTGGGTTGCCAAATGAATTTGAGAACCACCTAAAAGATTTTGATATAATTACTAACTACAATCAAATAAATGAGGCGGCAATACTTTTAAGAAAAAAATGGAATTTAGGTAATGGAGCAATTTTTAATGTTGTTGAAATTTTGGAAGACAAAAATATAAAAGTAATCAAGTTAGATGTAGATGAGGATTTTGATGGGCTTCAAACTTTTGTAAACAAAACTATTCCTGTTGTTGCCTATAACCTTAAAAAAGCTAACAAGCCAGACAGAATTCGATTTACACTCTTACACGAATTAGCGCACCTACTTTTGAAATTTGGTAATGTAACTGAACGACAAAAAGAAATTTTATGTCATCAATTTGCTGGTGCAATGTTATTACCAGAAGACACCATAAAATCTGAATTAGGAGAACATAGAAACAAACTTTCCACATTAGAACTGGCAAATATTAAAAAGCAGTACGGTATCTCAATGCAAGCAATTATCATGAGAGCAAAAGATTGTGGCATTATCAATGAGAATTATACAAAACAACTTTTCTTTTTTTTCAAACAAATGAATTGGAAAATAGATGAACCATATGACTATGAGGGCGTTGAACAATCTAATCGCTTTGAGCAACTTTTATTTAGGGCTCTGATAGAAGAACAAATTTCAATGTCAAAGGCAGCTGCATTGAACAATCAAAGTTTAGCGGATTTTAGAAAAGAACATCAAATGGCATTTTAA
- a CDS encoding HipA domain-containing protein has protein sequence MFGDKNSPQLPYSENQLEDLAKEVIKSHTAVTGVQPKLSLHLSNGNESRKTKKFTIVGLWGGYILKPASPNYPQLPEVEDLTMHLAKIAKIKVVPHSLIRLASGNLAYITKRIDRIKKGKLHMEDMCQLTERLTEDKYVGSYEQIAKAITKYSVTPGLDVINYFEIVLFSFLTGNADMHLKNFSLIQQPGLGMVLSPAYDLLATSIVNPNDDEDLALTLNGKKKKIKRADFIAAFNTMNLDAKQQDNIFNKMLKSKSAWIQQIDNSFISEDFKSMYKSLLVERFSRIF, from the coding sequence ATGTTTGGTGATAAAAATTCTCCTCAATTACCCTATTCTGAAAACCAATTGGAAGACTTAGCCAAAGAAGTTATCAAATCACATACTGCAGTAACAGGGGTTCAGCCTAAACTATCTTTGCACCTTTCAAACGGAAATGAATCTAGAAAAACAAAAAAATTTACCATTGTTGGCTTGTGGGGTGGATATATTCTAAAACCTGCATCGCCAAACTATCCTCAATTGCCAGAAGTAGAAGACCTAACAATGCATTTGGCAAAAATTGCAAAAATTAAAGTAGTGCCCCATAGTTTAATCAGACTAGCATCTGGTAATCTGGCTTATATAACCAAAAGAATTGATCGCATTAAAAAGGGAAAGTTGCACATGGAAGATATGTGCCAGCTTACTGAAAGGTTAACGGAAGATAAATATGTAGGAAGCTATGAACAAATAGCGAAAGCAATTACAAAGTATTCTGTAACACCTGGATTAGATGTAATAAATTATTTTGAAATAGTACTTTTCTCTTTTTTAACTGGAAATGCTGATATGCATTTGAAAAATTTTTCACTCATACAACAACCGGGTTTGGGCATGGTCCTGAGTCCTGCTTATGATTTATTAGCTACTTCAATAGTGAATCCAAATGATGACGAAGATTTAGCATTAACACTTAATGGAAAGAAGAAAAAAATTAAAAGAGCGGATTTTATTGCAGCCTTTAACACAATGAATCTAGATGCCAAACAACAGGATAATATTTTCAATAAAATGCTCAAAAGTAAATCAGCTTGGATTCAACAAATTGATAATAGTTTCATCTCCGAAGATTTTAAATCAATGTATAAGTCATTATTAGTTGAACGTTTTAGCAGAATCTTTTAG
- a CDS encoding SEC-C metal-binding domain-containing protein has protein sequence MFPIINHISNRSFKIRNFEEDKIATLNANRGLRYEGVFEKNHLFCGNFYLINSDGQLIEVFEIEMIIGGDYPNDFPVVKLIGNNIELIEDNHISKSGIICFDHPYIINSIKKGGIRIYDFVNFYLPKYFSWVLIKKYGDSIILQEWSHGTEGTKQFYKALLGTTNNETIVVFLENYCNNPRIQRNSKCYCGSGKKLKSCHLISAQYLKATPLKYILTDIKLFH, from the coding sequence ATGTTTCCGATTATAAACCATATTTCAAATAGAAGTTTCAAAATACGAAATTTTGAAGAAGACAAAATTGCAACTTTAAATGCTAATAGGGGTTTGCGATATGAAGGAGTTTTTGAAAAAAATCATCTTTTTTGTGGTAATTTTTATCTTATTAATTCTGATGGACAATTAATAGAAGTATTTGAGATTGAAATGATTATTGGTGGCGATTATCCAAATGATTTTCCAGTGGTAAAATTAATTGGAAATAATATCGAACTGATTGAAGATAATCACATTAGCAAATCAGGAATAATATGTTTTGACCACCCTTATATTATTAATTCAATCAAAAAAGGTGGAATTCGTATTTATGATTTTGTAAACTTTTACCTGCCTAAATATTTTTCGTGGGTATTAATTAAAAAATATGGTGATTCAATAATTTTACAAGAATGGTCACACGGAACTGAGGGAACGAAGCAATTTTATAAAGCCTTATTAGGAACAACTAATAATGAAACAATTGTAGTCTTTTTAGAAAACTATTGTAATAACCCTCGAATACAACGGAATTCAAAATGTTATTGCGGTAGCGGAAAAAAATTAAAATCTTGTCATTTGATCTCTGCTCAATATTTAAAAGCAACACCTTTAAAATACATTTTGACTGATATTAAATTATTTCATTAG